In Misgurnus anguillicaudatus chromosome 5, ASM2758022v2, whole genome shotgun sequence, a genomic segment contains:
- the LOC129414381 gene encoding uncharacterized protein, with product MADFWKDRFPDFEDLHFSDDDNTTPHGDNITEREPVTEDNNNHREDRVSEPDEDLAESQSCTDTIMEVETKNCSMDGVLEDQSVKTGTMLFGSSSDNDSYERKTQSEDHEEDELEMPAETSDIHQITAHFQMEDVGFLEKVSLEETHIDQGTPKYQIVTEEETSHLLSCQMVDEPEDTSLASEEDGSLMEVQSRDEMKDFTEDDHVEVVEGLADYSSELSESENESSSEGHESDAPTNMNNKVDADNLEADCLAIASMDNDDNERNHREDSEPDEDLAETQSCTDTDLEVETENCFRNSMDGLLDDQSGKSDERKTRAEDHEEERKDNELEILAETSDIHQMTAHFQVEDVGLLETVPTEETKEETSHLLSCQMADEPEDTSSASDEDEPSETFEEHVFQHAPDNKEANDFKQLNLEDSSTQLMKVKSRDEMKEFTEDDHVGAEEGLADYPSDRSESENESSGEGHEGDPNIKVDAENLEADFLVIASMDDENERNRGINPAEMVTDSGNAEKSYMNEQHDYDSDISSDDDDDDDNGPTVYMHETIASQEPENPYTNDFVRDWKSIECEEAYIHPDSQNPERRDAGGLSDTPALPETVDSRMESPSAYETHTSENPNNSVRQLDPSRSYSNVSNVGENLNTLLPETFWNLIEQDNLKFDDWDVNEEEAICNEEEVENEEEEMERDWEKERARIEAFNTYYTSFEGEDNVGRSPKVTFCLETESIQYEDEYSSSEEEPSTDISELYPAEPNVVDIHQSNKEHNSKPLEVSDAAENIQTVTPETLWSSKLLIDEENLKFNDSDHDIDGDDVHKPDTSKVICDEKEPFFKELKYEDQEIKGDREQEQSGAEYMYHIEFTEWENEVTERSHKYTLSLDQESSQNEDNESSEQESNTEDDNSNIKTKDLSESDEPQERRLYTGKQKVLPKGLQKPDKKLKEPKSKCLVLLRSVLALSLATAVGVLSYWWVTDSLDWIY from the exons ATGGCAGATTTTTGGAAGGACAGATTTCCAG ACTTTGAGGATTTACACTTCAGTGATGATGACAACACAACACCGCATGGTGATAATATAACTGAAAGAGAACCAGTCACGGAGGACAACAACAATCACAGAGAAGACAGAGTTTCTGAGCCTGATGAAGATTTAGCAGAAAGTCAAAGCTGTACAGATACTATCATGGAAGTAGAAACTAAAAACTGTTCTATGGATGGCGTATTAGAAGATCAAAGTGTGAAGACAGGAACCATGCTCTTTGGTTCATCGTCTGATAATGATTCATATGAAAGAAAGACACAATCTGAAGACCATGAAGAGGATGAACTTGAGATGCCTGCAGAAACATCAGACATCCATCAAATAACAGCTCACTTTCAAATGGAAGATGTCGGTTTCCTAGAAAAGGTTTCTTTAGAAGAAACTCACATTGATCAGGGAACACCAAAATATCAGATTGTAACAGAGGAggaaacatcacatctactgtCCTGCCAGATGGTGGATGAACCTGAAGATACGAGCTTAGCATCAGAAGAAGACGGATCGCTAATGGAGGTCCAGTCCAGAGATGAGATGAAAGATTTTACAGAAGATGATCATGTGGAAGTAGTGGAGGGCTTAGCAGATTACTCTTCTGAACTGTCCGAAAGTGAAAATGAGAGCTCCAGTGAAGGTCATGAGAGTGATGCTCCTACCAACATGAACAACAAGGTGGATGCGGACAACCTGGAAGCAGATTGCCTAGCTATAGCTTCAATGGATAATGATGATAATGAAAGGAATCACAGAGAAGACTCTGAGCCTGATGAAGATTTAGCAGAGACTCAAAGCTGTACAGATACTGATTTGGAAGTAGAAACTGAAAACTGTTTTAGGAACAGTATGGATGGCCTATTAGACGATCAAAGTGGAAAGTCAGATGAAAGAAAGACACGAGCTGAAGACCACGAAGAGGAACGCAAAGACAATGAACTTGAGATACTTGCAGAAACATCAGACATCCATCAGATGACAGCTCACTTTCAAGTGGAAGATGTTGGTTTGCTGGAAACGGTTCCTACAGAAGAAACGAAGGAggaaacatcacatctactgtCCTGTCAGATGGCGGATGAACCTGAAGATACGAGCTCAGCATCAGATGAAGATGAACCTTCTGAAACTTTTGAGGAACATGTCTTTCAACATGCTCCTGATAACAAAGAAGCCAATGATTTCAAACAGTTAAATCTAGAAGACTCTTCGACACAGCTAATGAAGGTCAAGTCCAGGGATGAGATGAAAGAGTTTACAGAAGATGACCATGTGGGAGCAGAAGAGGGCTTGGCAGATTACCCCTCTGACCGGTCCGAAAGTGAAAATGAGAGCTCCGGTGAAGGTCATGAGGGTGACCCGAACATCAAGGTGGATGCGGAAAACCTGGAAGCAGATTTCCTAGTCATAGCTTCAATGGACGATGAAAATGAAAGGAACAGAGGCATAAATCCGGCAGAAATGGTCACTGATTCTGGAAACGCAGAAAAGTCCTACATGAATGAGCAACATGACTATGACAGTGATATCAgcagtgatgatgatgatgatgatgacaacGGTCCTACTGTTTACATGCACGAAACCATAGCTTCCCAAGAACCAGAAAACCCTTACACAAATGATTTTGTTAGAGACTGGAAAAGCATTGAATGTGAAGAAGCATATATACATCCAGACAGTCAGAATCCAGAGAGACGTGATGCTGGAGGTTTATCAGACACGCCAGCTCTTCCTGAAACGGTGGACTCCAGGATGGAAAGTCCTTCCGCATATGAGACACACACTTCTGAAAATCCAAATAATAGTGTGAGGCAGTTAGATCCTTCAAGGTCCTACTCCAATGTTTCAAACGTTGGGGAAAATCTCAACACCTTATTACCCGAGACGTTTTGGAATTTAATTGAACAGGACAACCTGAAGTTTGATGACTGGGATGTTAATGAAGAAGAGGCGATCTGTAATGAAGAAGAGGTAGAGAATGAGGAAGAGGAAATGGAAAGGGACTGGGAGAAAGAACGAGCAAGAATCGAAGCATTTAACACATATTACACATCTTTCGAAGGCGAAGACAATGTTG GTAGGAGCCCCAAAGTTACGTTTTGTTTGGAAACAGAATCCATCCAATATGAAGATGAATATAGTAG TAGCGAAGAGGAACCAAGCACAGACATCAGTGAGTTGTATCCTGCAGAGCCCAATGTTGTCGACATACATCAAAGCAACAAAGAACACAACAGTAAACCTTTAGAGGTTTCAGATGCTGCAGAAAATATCCAAACCGTGACACCCGAGACACTTTGGTCCTCAAAGTTACTGATAGATGAAGAAAACCTGAAGTTTAATGACAGTGACCATGATATTGATGGAGATGACGTCCATAAACCTGACACAAGCAAGGTGATCTGTGATGAAAAGGAACCTTTCTTTAAGGAGCTAAAATATGAGGATCAGGAAATTAAAGGAGACAGGGAACAGGAACAATCAGGAGCTGAATACATGTACCACATAGAGTTTACTGAATGGGAAAATGAGG tAACAGAGAGGAGCCACAAATACACATTAAGTCTGGATCAAGAATCATCTCAAAATGAGGATAATGAAAG CAgtgaacaggaatcaaacacaGAAGATGACAATTCCAACATAAAGACTAAG GACCTAAGTGAATCTGATGAACCACAAGAAAGGCGTTTGTACACAGGAAAGCAGAAGGTCTTACCGAAAGGATTACAAAAGCCAGACAAGAAGCTAAAGGAACCCAAAAGCAAG TGCCTTGTCCTGCTGAGGTCTGTATTAGCATTGAGTCTGGCAACAGCGGTGGGAGTTTTGTCTTACTGGTGGGTCACAGATAGCCTGGACTGGATCTACTGA